In Candidatus Hydrogenedentota bacterium, a genomic segment contains:
- the polX gene encoding DNA polymerase/3'-5' exonuclease PolX, translated as MNKKDVSAVLEQIAVLLELTGENPFKVRSYENGARAIAQLDEDLETVVREGRLRELKGVGEALEKKIVELVTTGRLEFYEKLRARFPRSIFELFGIQSLGPKRIKVVHDELGVDSLETLEAACRDGRVAALKGFSDKLQQKILDGIAFAQRHQGSHLAHVARMAAQAMRGHLAKDKSIVRIEVAGSTRRCKEVVKDIDILVSSGAPEQVMRRFVDGPGVTQVVAHGDTKSSIVLEGGIAADLRVVEDAQFPFALAYFTGSKEHNVVMRQRAKDRGLKLNEYGLFREDGALVACRDEADIFRALDLPYIPPELREDRGEFDAERIPDLIEWEDLLGVIHVHTPYSDGRDSPARMAEAVRKRGGKYLVICDHSQSAAYANGMKPETVLKQHEEIDALNAKFRGFRIVKGIESDIRPNGGLDYDEDILRRFEFVIASVHSKLEMSEDEATARIIKAAENPYTDAIGHPTGRLLLTRTGYSLNYEKVFDACAANRVAIEINSNEHRLDIDWRYIRRGKEKGVRFIISPDAHDTAGLDCIPLGAGIARKGWLEAGDVLNTLTAQDFLAWRKPH; from the coding sequence ATGAACAAGAAAGACGTGTCGGCCGTGCTGGAACAGATTGCCGTGCTGCTCGAACTGACGGGCGAAAACCCGTTCAAGGTCCGCTCGTATGAAAACGGCGCGCGTGCGATAGCCCAACTCGACGAAGACCTCGAAACGGTTGTCCGCGAGGGGCGCCTACGCGAACTGAAAGGCGTGGGCGAAGCGCTTGAAAAAAAGATCGTCGAATTAGTCACTACCGGCCGGCTTGAATTCTACGAGAAGCTCCGGGCGCGCTTTCCGCGGTCCATCTTCGAATTGTTCGGCATCCAGAGCCTTGGCCCCAAGCGCATCAAGGTGGTCCATGACGAACTCGGCGTCGACTCGCTGGAAACACTCGAAGCGGCCTGTCGCGATGGCCGCGTGGCCGCCCTGAAAGGATTCAGCGACAAGCTCCAGCAGAAGATCCTGGATGGAATCGCCTTCGCCCAGCGTCATCAAGGCTCTCATCTGGCGCATGTTGCGCGCATGGCGGCGCAAGCGATGCGCGGTCATCTCGCGAAGGACAAGAGCATCGTGCGCATCGAGGTCGCCGGCAGCACGCGCCGCTGCAAGGAGGTCGTCAAGGACATCGACATTCTTGTTTCGAGCGGCGCGCCGGAACAGGTCATGCGCCGTTTCGTCGATGGCCCCGGCGTGACGCAGGTTGTCGCCCACGGCGACACCAAGTCAAGCATCGTCCTCGAAGGCGGCATTGCCGCCGACCTCCGCGTGGTGGAAGATGCGCAGTTCCCCTTTGCGCTCGCCTATTTCACGGGCAGCAAGGAACACAACGTCGTCATGCGCCAGCGCGCGAAGGACCGCGGACTCAAACTCAACGAATACGGCCTCTTTCGCGAGGATGGCGCCTTGGTGGCCTGCCGCGACGAGGCGGACATCTTCCGGGCCCTCGACCTGCCCTATATTCCCCCGGAGCTTCGCGAAGACCGGGGCGAATTCGACGCGGAGCGCATCCCCGACTTGATCGAATGGGAAGACCTGCTCGGGGTCATTCACGTACACACGCCCTACAGCGACGGGCGCGACAGCCCGGCGCGCATGGCCGAAGCGGTCCGGAAACGCGGGGGCAAGTATCTCGTCATATGCGACCACAGCCAGTCCGCGGCCTACGCCAATGGCATGAAGCCCGAGACCGTGCTGAAACAGCACGAGGAGATCGACGCCCTGAACGCGAAGTTCCGGGGCTTTCGCATTGTCAAAGGCATCGAGTCGGACATTCGGCCAAACGGCGGCCTCGATTATGACGAGGACATCCTGCGCCGCTTTGAATTTGTCATTGCCAGCGTTCACAGCAAGCTCGAAATGAGCGAAGACGAGGCGACAGCGCGTATCATCAAGGCGGCCGAAAACCCGTACACCGACGCGATCGGCCATCCCACGGGGCGCCTGCTGCTCACACGCACGGGGTATTCCCTGAATTACGAGAAGGTATTCGACGCGTGCGCCGCAAACCGCGTCGCCATTGAAATCAACAGCAACGAGCACCGCCTGGACATCGATTGGCGGTACATCCGCCGCGGCAAGGAAAAGGGCGTCCGTTTCATCATCAGCCCCGACGCGCACGACACCGCGGGACTCGACTGCATTCCCCTTGGCGCCGGCATCGCGCGCAAGGGATGGCTCGAAGCCGGCGACGTGCTCAATACTCTGACGGCGCAGGACTTTCTCGCATGGCGAAAACCACACTGA